In the Endozoicomonas sp. SCSIO W0465 genome, CTGCTGTTTGTCGCAGAAAAAGTGGGCAGCGAAACGGCTCTCGCCCGGATCATTGCCCTGGTAAAAAAAGCCCAGAGTACAAAGATGCCGATCGCTCGATTAGCCGATAACATCTCAAGCATCTTTGTACCTGCCGTTATTCTGATTGCCCTGCTGGCTGCCGCTGTCTGGTTTTTTGTTGGACCTGAGCCGAAGGTGGCTCACATACTGGTGGTCACCACCACAGTATTGATCATCGCCTGCCCCTGCGCACTGGGCCTTGCCACCCCCATGTCAGTGATGGTGGGAGTAGGTAAAGCCGCAGAACTGGGTATTTTGATCCGTAAAGGTGACGCCTTGCAGCAGGCCAGCAAGCTGACGACACTGGTTCTGGATAAAACGGGAACCATCACTGAAGGTCGTCCCACCGTTACCGCGATTATCAGTCTTGAGCCGTATACAGAAGCCAAACTCTTAATGCTGGCGGCCAGCCTGGAGCAAGGCTCAGAGCATCCCCTTGCTGAAGCAATTGTGGAATCCGGTAAGTCAAAACAGATAGCGCTTAAATCCGTTGAGGGTTTTCAGGCCATTCCCGGTCACGGTGTATCTGGCACAGTCGATGGTCATGCGTTGCTGCTGGGCAATGAAAAGCTGATGACAGGCAATGGCCTCAACATTGACCGTCTTGCCAGTAGAGCGAAACAACTGGCAGAACAGGGGCAAACCCCGATGTTTATGGCTATTGACCATCATCTTGCAGGCATCATCTCGGTTTCAGACCCAATCCGTTCCGATTCAAAGGCAGCTATCAAGCGGCTTCATAAGCTGGGTATCAGGGTAATTATGCTGACCGGTGATAACCGGTTAACCGCACAGGCCATTGCCAGACAGGCTGGCATCGATGAGTTCCATGCGGAAGTTCTGCCTGAAGATAAAGCCGGACAGGTAAAAAAGCTGCAACAGGATGGACATAAAGTGGCCATGGCAGGTGATGGCATCAATGATGCACCGGCCCTGGCCCAGTCCGATGTTGGCTTTGCCATCGGCACAGGCACTGATGTTGCCATTGAGTCCGCTGATGTAACCCTGATGAGCGCTTCCCTTCATGGCGTGGTGGATGCCATTGAGCTATCGAAGGCAACACTGAGAAACATCAAGCAGAACCTGTTTGGCGCCTTTATCTACAACTCATTGGGAATACCCATCGCTGCGGGTATTCTGTTTCCATTGACCGGCATGCTACTGAATCCGGTCATTGCCGGTGGTGCCATGGCGCTATCATCCGTTACAGTCGTTTCCAATGCCAACAGGCTTCGATGGTTCCAACCCACAAATGCTCATGACCGATATTTCGGTCACCCCGCACTTTGACCGCCGCCTTCAGCGCATTGTCTGCCGCTGATTTTGAGCCACACAGGATCGCCTTAATAACGGCTTGCTGGCCACTTCTCTTTGGCCGGTATCCAATAACCACCATTGGCAAATGAAAGGCCAGAAAACCGGACAGCAACTAAACCAAACCGGAAAAAGCTTGTCTTAGAAGAGGATGATTATTAAGAACATGGCTAAAGTCGTTCGATATTATTGTTCCAAAACACTCAATATTTCCGGGTACAGACACATACACATGTGAGTTGCAATACCAATGATCTCAATGCAATTATCACCACCAAAACTATCTGCCATTGCCGATATAACCGGAGTAGGTTTTGAGCGGGAGATACACAATCACCCTGCTATCGATTATGTCACCACAACGGGAAGAACCTGCCATCTTGTGCCGCGAAACAAACCTCAACAACTGTTTATTGACAGATTATCTCATAATGAGTGCATTGTTTGTCACGATGTCCACCAGAAACAAATGCTGATTCGCTCCTGTCGTCACTCGTTGTGTGAACCGTGTTATCTACAATTGCTTGACTTCCGCCCCGGCAGCAGAGCTATCGCATGCCCCATGGATTCACAACCAATACCTGCGACAGCCAGCGATGCCCTTGAATTCTCCCGGGAAGGTTCTGAACTGATAGCAAACAACATCAAGGGATTCCATGATTATGCACCGCTGCAACCAAAGTCAACCAGCACCCTGTTGATCCAGGCTATTGAGGAGTGTCGTCTGCCCACCATTGTTGACTTTCTGGCAGATGTCATTGATGTGAATGCTGATACATTCTCGGAAACTGCCATGATAGCTGCCTGCCGAATCGGAGATCTGGCGTGTGTAAAAAAACTCAGAAACAAGGGCGCCACTGTTGATAACACGACGAGTGTAAATACGCCGCTACTTGAGTCCATAAGAGGCGGACACTTCAACATTGTTAACTACTTGCTGGAACAGGGCGTAAACCCGAACAGTACCCCGGAACCTCCTTTGTTAAGACGCCACACTCCCCTGGCGTTGTCAGCGTATTACGGCCATCAGGATATGGTTCGATTACTGCTTCAGTACGGGGCAGACATCAACTCACAACAGAATCCTTATGAAAAAACAGCACTTATGCTGGCCTGTGAGCATGATCATAGTGATGTGGCCCGTTTTCTGTTGGATCAATATGAAATCAGGGTTGGCCAGACCTGCTCAAGAGGGTGGAATGAGCTTGTTTATGCCAGCAATATCACCGAAGGGCTCGAAGGTGTGGTAAAAGATCTGTTGCACCTGGGCGCTGATATTGAGTATGAGAGTGAGCACAACAAAAGTATTTTGGTCTACCTTCAGGAGGCCAAAGCGCATGTTTTCTTGACCCACTATTGCCCGGCGGCAGCACTGCGATTTGCACAAGTGATCAGGATAACCAGGCAGATAGTCGAAGGGCCTGCACGGTATGCCGAATGCGCTGTCTGAGCGACAAACTCATATCAAATGGAACTGGTCGCTTTTATTCGGGAACCTGCCGCTGTGATGACTGCTGCATTAAAAATGAGGGCAAAAAAATGGGTTGATCAGAAATTATGAATACACCGGTTGTCAGGTTAGGTCTTCTGACGTGTATTCGTCGGGGGTCGCTGCCTGATAAAACCTGACCATCGCTACCGTCATCGCCTGAGTTGTGAAGGTAATTTGATCATTAATGAACTAAAAGGCTGTTTCCTGTGTCTGAGCTGACACTATTTAATGAGTACAATCTATAAATTATGATCCCACTCTATAATGAATCAAGTCTGGCGACGGGGAGTGCGAATTCCACAGGGTTACCTTCTGGTAGTGATCACACAACACCATCAAGACCATCAAGCTCTTTCTATTCAGGTCGGCGCGCATCAAGACAAGACCCCATTGGGAACAGCCTCCCAACCATCGATAATTATGAGCCCCCTAAAAAAAAATATCGTAACTATTCAGCACTGAGCAAAGGCATATTACAGTAATTCCGAACAGCTCTATGAAGTGATTGATATATGTCCATTCCCTGTTTTCTGGCAGACGACAAATAGCTGCGAATCCGTGCAAACATAGAACCACCGTCTGCACTCCTGAAGCAGCCTGAGATTTTCTGCTTTAACTTGGCCATTCGAACATCCCGCTCACTGCCATTGTTATCGAAGGGAATGGTAAAATCTGACATGAAGCGCAGTGTCTCAGCCTTGAACTCAGTGAGTCGTTTGAAGAGATTGTAAGCTTTAGTATTCTTGACTTTCTTGCGCTTAAGCTCCTCTCGTTGCTTCTCCATATAGACGACTTCTTTCATTAGAGCCCGCTGAAGCAACCGGTCATAAATCTTCTCGATTCGTTCACAGACAACACTTGGCATCTGTAGCATACCTATGGTCTTAAAGCCCTTGCAGTAATGCCAGGAAAGCCTCAGTAGCTTCATCAATCGCAACGCCAGTTGATTGCTGTCCCTATCAACAACACCCAAAAGCTCCCTCAGGTGATGGGCATTGCAAAGTACGTGAGTTGCCGCATATGCAAAATAGGATTTCCAATGATCATGAACCAGAACGCCTGCAAATGTTAGCAGTATGCCCATCGTGTCCATGGCCTCACGACCTCGCTTTTCAGACAAGTAGTAGAGCGTCCATTGTTCATCCCGCATAACGTGTAGCCAGTGCAAAGAGCCCTCGGCCCGCATACCCGTTTCATCGGCTCCGGCAACAGACGATTCCCGCAAGGCGTCACGAATAACCTCTTCAGTAGAAGCCAGATTTTCATAGGTTCTGGCCACAAAATTGGCGACAGTGCCTGCACTTACACTCATTTTATAGAGAGTATTAAAATACTCTGACACGCGCTTAAAAGGCAGGAAATGGTATTGGTTAAGATAGACGGCCATAGCCTGTGTGGCTGAGCCATATTGTGCGGCAGCGGTAACACCTTCCGGGAATTCAGCCTGATTCCGACAACCACAAGTGCAGATTTTTACTTCAGCTCTATGGGCCGTTACTTCAAATTCACCCGGTCTCCCTGGTTCAAACACCTGTCGTTCAATATATTTGACCGGCTCACTATCAAGAAGAGACGCCTGACATTTATTGCATTCTTTAACCGGAAGGTACTCAATATAGTCAGGGATATCGACCTGTTTAAGACAAGTGCCCTGATGCCCTTTCTTTCCACCGGCTTTATTACCAGAAGACTGTCTCAGACTTTTAGGATTGGGTTTTTCATCCGATGGATCGGTACCTTTATCTGCGGAAAGGTCGTCAGAATGATCTGGAGAATTACTGTTTTTACAAGGTTTTTGATAACCATCAGACGATGGCGGCTTGCTGCTGTTTTGACTGTTCTTGCCAACCTTTTCTTCCAATTCTCGACATCGCTCTTCCAGACAGGCAACTCTCATCCGCAGCTCTGCATTCTCTTTCAAGAGAATCTCAGCCGACATAGTTGCGGGTAGTTCTGGAATCATGCTGGCGAATATTGTGGAAAAATGGTGCTTAAGAGGATGGTATAAAAATCAGAAAATTCCAGATTTATGTGGGGGTGCTGAACAGTTACAAAATATCTTTAAAGAGAAATGTTTCTCACATTGAAGATGCAGTACAGAATGAAAAATTAAAAAGAAAACGACCGGATCGTGAAAATGAGTATCAACAAGATTCATCGATAGCGACTTTAGATCAATTAAAGGGCCTTTGCCAAGAACGCAAAATCACCGTCAAACCAACGCTGGATCAACTGGTTAATTCTTGCCCGAATGAGTCGAAAGTCCAACTGATATCCAAGCTTGGCATTTATTTTAGTAGCGTGGAAAGAACCGTTCTTAAGGTAGACATTAAGCTCCACCCACTGCACAGAAGCCTAATCTTGTACGCCCTGAACAACCATCCCGTGCAGGGTGTTCTCGTTTCGCATTATTTCCCCAGAAGTCCAGTAGCTTTTTAATGCATGAGACCAATGACTTTCCTGCATTCATCAACGATGAAATCACATTACCAAACAGGTGAGTCCCACTTTTCATCACCTTGTGCGTCGAGATTTCCTCAATGCTCCCACTTTCACAGAGGTTCGCCTGTGCAGCATGGGCAAGGTACCTTTTCAACGTCACAACCACAAAGGACATCAGAATCAGGCTAAACACCAGTGTCGCTGATTTGGTGTTAAAACGATGCCACCCTGAATAGGATTTGATCTCTTTGAAAATCAGCTCTATCTGCCACCGTAGACGATAGGCCTGGAGCACATCACTCAAGGTGAACTCCACCCGGTTCAGGTTGGTCACAACGAAAACCCACTTCTGTTTTTTGTCATTCCAGCGGACAACCAAGCGGAATGGCCAGGCTTTGAATCCCGGCCATTCTACATCCAGGTCGAGGCACTGGTCTTTGGGGAAGCCAGACAGTACATCCTTCAGTTTTTGTCCTTTGTAGCGATTGAGATTCTTGCCATCCTCCCGTACCGCGCTGAGTATCGTC is a window encoding:
- a CDS encoding heavy metal translocating P-type ATPase, which codes for MSARETELRLSGLRCAGCVGKVEKALLAVAGVTEASVNLAERTVRVAGTASSEELVNAIENVGFGAELASFEKQQEQQEAEDRRRYRYLLRHTAIALCLGIPLMIWGMVTGEMGVNNTQEQIAWGVVGVLTGLILYVSGGHFFTGMWQSLKHRNANMDTLVALGTGAAWLFSMVVVLFPQWLPASARHVYFEASAMIIGLINLGHALELRARGKTSEAVKRLLGLQAKTARVIRDGKELDIPVQQVHKGDTLRVRPGEKIPVDGNIVDGNSFVDESMLTGEPVPVAKSVGDTITAGTLNKNGALLFVAEKVGSETALARIIALVKKAQSTKMPIARLADNISSIFVPAVILIALLAAAVWFFVGPEPKVAHILVVTTTVLIIACPCALGLATPMSVMVGVGKAAELGILIRKGDALQQASKLTTLVLDKTGTITEGRPTVTAIISLEPYTEAKLLMLAASLEQGSEHPLAEAIVESGKSKQIALKSVEGFQAIPGHGVSGTVDGHALLLGNEKLMTGNGLNIDRLASRAKQLAEQGQTPMFMAIDHHLAGIISVSDPIRSDSKAAIKRLHKLGIRVIMLTGDNRLTAQAIARQAGIDEFHAEVLPEDKAGQVKKLQQDGHKVAMAGDGINDAPALAQSDVGFAIGTGTDVAIESADVTLMSASLHGVVDAIELSKATLRNIKQNLFGAFIYNSLGIPIAAGILFPLTGMLLNPVIAGGAMALSSVTVVSNANRLRWFQPTNAHDRYFGHPAL
- a CDS encoding ankyrin repeat domain-containing protein: MDSQPIPATASDALEFSREGSELIANNIKGFHDYAPLQPKSTSTLLIQAIEECRLPTIVDFLADVIDVNADTFSETAMIAACRIGDLACVKKLRNKGATVDNTTSVNTPLLESIRGGHFNIVNYLLEQGVNPNSTPEPPLLRRHTPLALSAYYGHQDMVRLLLQYGADINSQQNPYEKTALMLACEHDHSDVARFLLDQYEIRVGQTCSRGWNELVYASNITEGLEGVVKDLLHLGADIEYESEHNKSILVYLQEAKAHVFLTHYCPAAALRFAQVIRITRQIVEGPARYAECAV
- a CDS encoding IS66 family transposase → MIPELPATMSAEILLKENAELRMRVACLEERCRELEEKVGKNSQNSSKPPSSDGYQKPCKNSNSPDHSDDLSADKGTDPSDEKPNPKSLRQSSGNKAGGKKGHQGTCLKQVDIPDYIEYLPVKECNKCQASLLDSEPVKYIERQVFEPGRPGEFEVTAHRAEVKICTCGCRNQAEFPEGVTAAAQYGSATQAMAVYLNQYHFLPFKRVSEYFNTLYKMSVSAGTVANFVARTYENLASTEEVIRDALRESSVAGADETGMRAEGSLHWLHVMRDEQWTLYYLSEKRGREAMDTMGILLTFAGVLVHDHWKSYFAYAATHVLCNAHHLRELLGVVDRDSNQLALRLMKLLRLSWHYCKGFKTIGMLQMPSVVCERIEKIYDRLLQRALMKEVVYMEKQREELKRKKVKNTKAYNLFKRLTEFKAETLRFMSDFTIPFDNNGSERDVRMAKLKQKISGCFRSADGGSMFARIRSYLSSARKQGMDIYQSLHRAVRNYCNMPLLSAE
- a CDS encoding IS4 family transposase, producing the protein MTCFDRSELLSMAEQLGFTIRQRDIRPLDFILSLIDALAGDGNCDTQADLHRKFNELTGLNVSYRSWANQAKKDALPTLILWLWVQCLEIFSRKVMAFDEDSPFSEFEHILIQDGSSQAVYDALKEAFPGRFSTVSPAAVELHTTMDLLTNNLVRVQLTEDTRSERDCLPPLPTSMAYILMLMDAGYFELELFAAIDDREGSFICKAPQSINPTILSAVREDGKNLNRYKGQKLKDVLSGFPKDQCLDLDVEWPGFKAWPFRLVVRWNDKKQKWVFVVTNLNRVEFTLSDVLQAYRLRWQIELIFKEIKSYSGWHRFNTKSATLVFSLILMSFVVVTLKRYLAHAAQANLCESGSIEEISTHKVMKSGTHLFGNVISSLMNAGKSLVSCIKKLLDFWGNNAKREHPARDGCSGRTRLGFCAVGGA